One region of Catenuloplanes indicus genomic DNA includes:
- a CDS encoding immune inhibitor A domain-containing protein — translation MRRQVSVVAAGTLVAALMAAPAQAAPSALTPDVEPTAVLGEDNLPHPLADVREAERTEALDRLIAGTTTTEKRNGSEVIRLGGNRFVEYKKRETKTDPVLTFLVEFGDQIYPRAGGTPGPLHNAIPEPDRVWDGGATDDNTTIWEPDFSPEHYEELLFAKNKESMANFYAKQSGGRYTVGGDVSDWVKVPYNEARYGSNSVPQNDGYWNFIKDSATAWYDAQLAAGKTPEQVKAQLKTFDIWDRDDFDDDGDFNEPDGYVDHFQAVHAGAGEEAGGGAEGTDAIWAHRWYAFSNLRGTAGPAGNLAGGVQIGDTGIWIGDYTTEPENGGLGVFVHEYGHDLGLPDLYDTAGGENGTGFWSVMSSGSWLGRGNPTIGSTPGYMGAWEKIWLGWSDFVTINPGKSKYVTLGSAAYGDGILPEAVVIPLGDGSYYAAEYRSYTGYDETLKLGPYNWGWANSKPDWAERFPYQDGLLVWYVNPAVGNNNTSVHPGTGLTLPVDARPAPISFADGVLLGNRRQPFDATFGLQSTDPVTFHRNGVPVSVPRQPAIPVFDDSDPLRYWNAANPQSSVKVAGAGVKIEVKTQIGGLIPLMTLKVTPPVK, via the coding sequence ATGAGAAGGCAAGTCAGCGTGGTCGCGGCCGGCACCCTGGTCGCGGCTTTGATGGCGGCCCCGGCGCAGGCCGCGCCGAGCGCACTCACCCCGGACGTGGAACCCACGGCCGTGCTGGGCGAGGACAACCTGCCGCACCCGCTCGCCGACGTGCGCGAGGCCGAGCGGACCGAGGCGCTGGACCGGCTGATCGCGGGCACCACGACCACGGAGAAGCGCAACGGCTCCGAGGTCATCCGGCTGGGCGGCAACCGGTTCGTCGAGTACAAGAAGCGGGAGACGAAGACCGACCCGGTCCTGACCTTCCTGGTCGAGTTCGGCGACCAGATCTACCCGCGGGCCGGGGGCACGCCGGGACCGCTGCACAACGCGATCCCGGAGCCGGACCGGGTGTGGGACGGTGGCGCCACCGACGACAACACCACCATCTGGGAGCCGGACTTCAGCCCGGAGCACTACGAGGAGCTGCTGTTCGCCAAGAACAAGGAGTCGATGGCGAACTTCTACGCCAAGCAGTCCGGTGGGCGCTACACGGTCGGCGGTGACGTCTCCGACTGGGTGAAGGTGCCGTACAACGAGGCGCGGTACGGCAGCAACTCCGTACCGCAGAACGACGGCTACTGGAACTTCATCAAGGACAGCGCCACCGCTTGGTACGACGCGCAGCTCGCCGCCGGGAAGACGCCGGAGCAGGTCAAGGCGCAGCTGAAGACGTTCGACATCTGGGACCGGGACGACTTCGACGACGACGGCGACTTCAACGAGCCGGACGGCTACGTCGACCACTTCCAGGCCGTGCACGCCGGTGCGGGCGAGGAGGCCGGCGGTGGCGCCGAGGGCACGGACGCGATCTGGGCGCACCGCTGGTACGCGTTCTCCAACCTGCGCGGTACCGCGGGCCCGGCCGGCAACCTGGCCGGCGGCGTGCAGATCGGCGACACCGGCATCTGGATCGGCGACTACACCACCGAGCCGGAGAACGGCGGACTCGGCGTCTTCGTCCACGAGTACGGCCACGACCTGGGCCTGCCCGACCTGTACGACACGGCCGGCGGGGAGAACGGCACCGGCTTCTGGTCCGTGATGTCCTCCGGTTCGTGGCTGGGCCGCGGCAACCCGACGATCGGCTCGACGCCCGGCTACATGGGCGCCTGGGAGAAGATCTGGCTCGGCTGGTCCGACTTCGTCACGATCAACCCGGGGAAGTCGAAGTACGTGACGCTGGGCAGCGCGGCGTACGGTGACGGGATCCTGCCGGAGGCGGTGGTGATCCCCCTCGGCGACGGCTCCTACTACGCGGCCGAGTACCGCAGCTACACCGGCTACGACGAGACGCTCAAGCTCGGGCCGTACAACTGGGGCTGGGCCAACTCCAAGCCGGACTGGGCCGAGCGCTTCCCCTACCAGGACGGCCTGCTGGTCTGGTACGTCAACCCGGCCGTGGGCAACAACAACACCAGCGTCCACCCGGGCACCGGCCTGACGCTGCCGGTCGACGCGCGCCCCGCACCGATCTCGTTCGCGGACGGCGTGCTGCTCGGCAACCGGCGCCAGCCGTTCGACGCCACGTTCGGCCTGCAGTCGACGGACCCGGTGACGTTCCACCGCAACGGCGTGCCGGTATCGGTGCCGCGCCAGCCGGCCATCCCGGTCTTCGACGACTCCGACCCGCTGCGCTACTGGAATGCGGCGAACCCGCAGAGCTCGGTCAAGGTGGCCGGCGCGGGCGTCAAGATCGAGGTCAAGACGCAGATCGGCGGTCTGATCCCGCTGATGACGCTGAAGGTGACGCCGCCAGTGAAGTAG
- a CDS encoding ribosomal protein bL36 has translation MKVRSSLRSLARKPGSQVVRRHGRVTVVNRTNPRWNGRQG, from the coding sequence ATGAAGGTTCGCAGCTCGCTCCGGTCCCTGGCCCGCAAGCCCGGTTCGCAGGTGGTCCGCCGCCACGGCCGGGTCACGGTCGTCAACCGCACCAACCCGCGCTGGAACGGCCGCCAGGGCTGA
- a CDS encoding sulfatase-like hydrolase/transferase → MPEEQAEEQAEEQAERTEQHPVRRPAAAAITVLAGLLVLAALLLPNQLTGLTAATFLRVPVEALAVTALLLLLPGRARIAGAIAAGLVLGLLTLIKLADMGFFTVYARQFDLVLDWSLADDGITFLTGSIGRAGAIAAVVLAVALLLAVPVLMSLSLIRLGRVLARHRTGSTRAVALLTTAWLVLALAGSPVADRGATAFLTQRAELVNAALHDQETFAAAAGVDAFRDVPPNGLLTGLRGKDVLLTFVESYGRSAVEDESMSERVGAVLADGRQRLDAAGFAARSGWLTSSTFGGYSWLAHSTFQSGLRVDNQQRYRTIVASDRLTLSESFRRAGWSTVCVAPANTYAWPEGDWYGFDTVYDSRNLGYAGPKFGWTTMPDQYTLTAFERLEHGRADRGPIMAELDLLSSHFPWDSIPEMIDWDAVGDGAAFAGMPERVDVPDEPRDAYRMSIEYSLTALFTYLERHGTDDTVVIYLGDHQPATTVTGPDASHDVPVTIVAKDPAVLDRIDAWQWTDGLKPAPDAPVWPMESFRDRFLTAYGPNGS, encoded by the coding sequence GTGCCGGAAGAGCAGGCAGAAGAGCAGGCAGAAGAGCAGGCTGAGCGGACGGAACAGCACCCGGTACGACGGCCCGCCGCGGCGGCGATCACCGTGCTGGCCGGTTTGCTGGTCCTGGCCGCGTTACTGCTGCCCAACCAGCTGACCGGCCTCACCGCCGCCACGTTCCTCCGCGTCCCGGTCGAGGCGCTGGCCGTCACCGCGCTCCTACTGCTCCTGCCGGGCCGTGCGCGGATCGCCGGCGCGATCGCCGCCGGTCTGGTCCTCGGCCTGCTGACCCTGATCAAGCTGGCCGACATGGGCTTCTTCACCGTCTACGCCCGCCAGTTCGACCTGGTGCTGGACTGGAGCCTGGCGGACGACGGCATCACGTTCCTGACCGGCTCGATCGGCCGGGCCGGCGCGATCGCCGCGGTGGTTCTCGCGGTGGCGCTGCTGCTCGCCGTACCGGTGCTGATGTCGCTGTCTCTGATCCGGCTCGGCCGGGTCTTGGCGCGGCACCGCACCGGGAGCACCCGCGCCGTCGCGCTGCTGACCACCGCGTGGCTGGTGCTGGCGCTGGCCGGCAGCCCGGTCGCGGACCGCGGCGCGACCGCGTTCCTCACCCAGCGCGCCGAGCTGGTGAACGCCGCGCTGCACGATCAGGAGACCTTCGCGGCCGCGGCCGGGGTGGACGCGTTCCGGGACGTGCCGCCGAACGGGCTGCTGACCGGCCTGCGCGGCAAGGACGTGCTGCTCACGTTCGTGGAGAGCTACGGTCGCAGCGCGGTCGAGGACGAGTCGATGTCCGAGCGGGTCGGTGCGGTTCTCGCGGACGGCCGGCAGCGCCTCGACGCGGCCGGGTTCGCGGCACGCAGCGGCTGGCTGACCTCGTCCACGTTCGGCGGCTACAGCTGGCTCGCGCACTCCACGTTCCAGTCCGGCCTACGCGTCGACAACCAGCAGCGGTACCGCACGATCGTGGCGAGCGACCGGCTCACGCTCTCCGAGTCGTTCCGCCGGGCCGGCTGGTCCACGGTCTGCGTCGCGCCCGCGAACACGTACGCCTGGCCGGAGGGCGACTGGTACGGCTTCGACACCGTCTACGACTCCCGCAACCTGGGGTACGCCGGGCCGAAATTCGGCTGGACCACCATGCCGGACCAGTACACGCTGACCGCGTTCGAGCGGCTGGAGCACGGTCGCGCGGACCGTGGGCCGATCATGGCGGAGCTGGACCTGCTCTCCAGCCACTTCCCGTGGGACTCGATCCCCGAGATGATCGACTGGGACGCGGTCGGTGACGGCGCGGCCTTCGCGGGCATGCCGGAGCGGGTCGACGTGCCGGACGAGCCGCGGGACGCGTACCGGATGTCCATCGAGTACTCGCTGACCGCGCTGTTCACGTATCTGGAGCGGCACGGCACCGACGACACCGTCGTGATCTACCTCGGCGATCACCAGCCGGCCACCACCGTCACCGGCCCGGACGCCAGCCACGACGTGCCGGTCACGATCGTCGCCAAGGACCCGGCGGTGCTGGACCGGATCGACGCCTGGCAGTGGACGGACGGCCTCAAGCCGGCGCCGGACGCCCCGGTCTGGCCGATGGAGTCGTTCCGCGACCGGTTCCTCACCGCGTACGGCCCGAACGGCTCCTGA
- a CDS encoding SDR family NAD(P)-dependent oxidoreductase, with translation MGRVVVISGGGTGIGQATAARFARDGADVVIVGRRADALARAAEGIEAHGAGSVHAITADLTDADQALRVRDEVVERHGRADVVVANAGGNVTRKRPPSVTGADRPELDRLLTVREHWQGNFESNVLTAVLLVEALADVLADHGRVVLLSSIAAYRGSGNGSYGAAKAALHPYAFDLSTTLGARGITVNVVAPGYVEETEFFGDTMTEERREQLRTQTHNGRAGTPLDVADTVHWLASPGASHVTAQIVQVNGGALLGR, from the coding sequence ATGGGTCGTGTCGTGGTGATCAGTGGCGGCGGGACCGGCATCGGGCAGGCGACGGCCGCCCGGTTCGCGCGGGACGGCGCGGACGTGGTGATCGTCGGCCGGCGTGCGGACGCGCTGGCCCGCGCCGCCGAGGGGATCGAGGCGCACGGGGCCGGCTCGGTGCACGCGATCACGGCCGACCTCACCGACGCGGATCAGGCGCTGCGGGTCCGCGACGAGGTGGTCGAACGGCACGGCCGCGCCGACGTGGTGGTGGCGAACGCGGGCGGCAACGTCACCCGGAAGCGCCCACCGAGCGTGACCGGCGCGGACCGCCCTGAGCTGGACCGGCTGCTCACCGTGCGCGAGCACTGGCAGGGCAACTTCGAGTCCAACGTGCTCACCGCGGTCCTGCTGGTCGAGGCGCTGGCGGACGTGCTCGCGGACCACGGCCGGGTCGTCCTGCTCAGCTCGATCGCGGCGTACCGGGGCTCGGGCAACGGCTCGTACGGCGCGGCCAAGGCGGCGCTGCACCCGTACGCGTTCGATCTGTCCACCACGCTCGGCGCGCGCGGTATCACGGTGAACGTGGTCGCGCCCGGTTATGTCGAGGAGACCGAGTTCTTCGGCGACACTATGACGGAGGAGCGGCGGGAGCAGCTGCGGACGCAGACGCACAACGGTCGTGCCGGCACTCCGCTGGACGTCGCGGATACCGTGCACTGGCTGGCCTCGCCCGGTGCGAGCCACGTGACCGCGCAGATCGTGCAGGTCAACGGCGGTGCTCTCCTCGGTCGTTGA